The nucleotide sequence AATTTCGGAAAGCCGATCAGCGGCAATTGATTCAGTTCCTTCAAGGTTTCCAGCGACAGAATGCCCACGGCGAAAGCAAGCCCGTATCCGGTGAAAATGCCGATCAACACGGCATACAGCCGAAGACTTTTGGTACCCCAGACATTCAGCCCGATGATGATGGCAAGGGTACCGCCTCCGACAAAGACATCCCGCAGTTTGACCGCACTCCCGGTGTCGGTGATGCCCATCAGCGCACGCATGGCATAGGGGGCAAGCGCAATGCCGACAGCAGCGACGACGAGTCCGGAGACTTCAGGCGGAAAAAACGCTCGCAGACGTCGCATGAAGGGAGCCAGAGTCGCTTCGATGATGCCTGCGACGGCGGTCATGCCGTATACCAGGGGAAATCCGCCGGTTTTGAAGGCAAATACGGAGGAGTGAAAATACACGAAGGAACTGGTGTGCAGGCAGAAATATCCCGATCCCACGCCATGTTTCCCCCATGCCTGCAGAATACAGGTAATGCCTCCTGCAAAAAGCCCCACATTCACCAGGGACTGGGTTTCCGTAATCGAAGCCCCAACGGCTTTGGCAAAGAAAATCGTGGCAACGAGACTGGCAATCAGCAAAAACGCGTGCTCGAGGCCGAGAAGCAGCAGTGTACCCATCGCCGGCCTGTCATCGAGTCCGAAGATGAGATTTGACGGTTTGACCGGATGATCCATTTCCATACGGCCCTTTCTATATCAGGGCAATCAAGATCAGCGTTTTCTACAGATTGCCGGAAAGACTGACGTGAGCATTGGGAATACGGATGGGGGTATCCGCCAGGGCGAGCTCGTGAAAACCCGCAATGAAGGGAACGAATACGATTTCCTGATGAAAGGCATCGATCGGCGCCTCGGCCAGTGCCGGAAGCTGCTTCTGACGGGGCGTTATCCAGCCCGCCATGTTCAGGCGGATGGTTTCAACGGCTTCTTCGACAGGCAGGTTGACGGATCGATGACCGGCTCTGGCGTGTTCCGCCACCGTTTCCCACTGCGGTTGCATGAGGGTGAGGCCCCGGGCGAGATGCATCAGGCTTTTGGCCTGAATCTTGAAGGCAGGGGCCCAGAAATGGAAGGGTCTATCCGCATCCGTCGCCTTCACCACCCGCGGCAGGTTGGCCGCGCGGATCAAATCTGCAACGGATTCCAACGGAAAACCACCGACTGCCGCCTGAATCCGCCAGAACGGAAGATAGCCGTCCGCAGGTTCCGCAGACTTCACATATCCGAAGGGAATGGATCGCCATCCGCCTGGTTGCACGGCCCAGAGTGTCTGGCAATTCGGGCAGTCCAGACAGAGACTGTCCCGCTCTCCCCGAAGGTCCCATCCGCAGGTCGGGCAAAGCGCCGGCAGAAATCCAATGGACGGATCGGGGGCTTCACCGCCGAGGCCGAACACTTCGTCGTCTTCGGCAAGAACCGGACTGATCGCCCGATCCAATACGGCGTCGAACAGTTTTCGATCCACGTAAAACGGCGCATAGAGCAGGCTTTGGACATCGCCGATCGCCGTGCGGAAATACCATACGGGCCCGGACTCGCGGAGCTGTATCCGGTCGAGAGCCGTCAGCATGTCGGGTTTTGGGGTAGCCGGCTTCAAGAATCGGCCCGGAAGCTCAGGGGTAACGTAGCGCAGCTTGAGCGCCTGGCTTCTCAGGCCGACAGAGCGGGGGAATCGCACGGGAGAGACGGCAGCCACGCTGAAATCGACAAACCGGTCCTGAACCCCTGTGTCAAGGCAGGTGAAAACGATGCCTTTGTATCGCCAGTAAGGGGCATACATGAGCGGCTTGTCGGCCGCGCTCGGGCAAACCGGCAATACGGTCCGCATGCCCCCGGGAAACATCAGCACGGAAGTCACCTTGCAGAACCGGCAAGTCATCAGGCGGTCGGTTTCCTGCAGCAAGGCCGGCGCACCGCACTGCGGGCATTGGTGCTGGATGCTGAAGGAAGTCATGCGCCTGGCAGCTTTTCTCCGCACTGGTTGCAGAATTTGGCTTCCGGCAGGTTTTCCGTCCTGCAGTTCGGGCATATCAGGGGAGCCGGTTTCTCATCGGCCGGCTTGCCGCATCGGGGGCAGAACCTGTCTTTTGGGGTGAGGTTCTTTCCGCAATACCGGCATTGGGTGAGCACCAGCAATTGGTGGCCGCACATCGGGCAGAACAGGGCATCTCTGGGTACCGGATGGTTGCATTCCGGGCAGGTGTTCTGATCCGCCAGTGGTTGATCGGTCTTTGCTGCAGACGGCGCAAAATAAGAGGCGAACATGGCGGGCATCATCAGGCCCATGCCGGTTCCCATGGCGCTTCCTTCCGCAGTGGCCGCTTTTTCCATGGCCATGGCGGCCTTCATCTGCAGCAGCTTGTTCATGTCGGGAATGGCGCCGATCCGGCTTCGCTCGTCGATGGCCTGCTGCACCTCCGGCGGTGGGGTGATGGCATTGATATACAGTTGTTTCAGGCCCAGTCCGAATTTTCGAAAATCGTCCCGCAGCCGCTCGATCAGTTTTTCGGCCATCTCGTCATACCGGGCGGGCAGGTTCAGGATGGTGTCGATCGTATCCCCCATGTAGTCGTTGAAACGGGAGACGATCACCCGGTTGAGGTAGCCCTCGATTTCCTCGGTCGTGTAGATGCCCTGCGTGCCGACCAAAGAATTGATGAAGAGAACCGGCTGGATCACCTGGACGTTGAACACCCCAAAGGCCCGCAGCCGGATGAGCCCCAGTTCCGAGTCCTTGAAGGCGACCGGGTCCCGGGTTCCCCATTTGAGGTCCGTGAAGACCTTGAGATTGACGAAATAGACCTCTGCCCGAAGGGGGCTGGTCATGCCCCAGGGCGTTGAAAGAATTTTGGTGAGAATGGGAATGTTGGCGGTTTTGAGGGTGTGGCGGCCGGCACCGAAGGCGCCGATGGCCTTGCCGTTATAGAAAAAGACGCCGGCCTGGCTTTCCCGAACCGTCAGTTGGGCGCCCCATTTGATGTCTCCGGATCCGCTTTCCGGTATCCGGTGAACCAGTTCTTTTCCGGTTTCGTCAAACCATTCGATAACCTCGAGGAAGATAGCGTTCTGGTTTCCCATGGGGAGCCTCCAATAATCGTGAAAATGCGAATTCAGGGAAAAGTTTTAAGGGTTAAGGGTTAAGGGTTAAGGGTTAAGGCGTGGATGGGAACGTTTTGATTTTGTAAGCGCATCGTCTCTTGTGGAATTTTCATCTCCTGGGGCGGCGACACTCGGCATGAGCATTTATCGCAAAATCAACGCGGTCCGTAGGGGCGACCGGCCGGTCGCCCTTACAGGTTCCAACGTAGGCCAACGTTTGGGATTCCTGCGCCGGCCGGGAGGCGGGTTGCATGTTCATCCACGGTGAGGCGATGCCACCTTGGGCATCTATCGAAAAAAAGCAGGGGGCAGGAATCATGAATGGTTGCCAAAAGCCGGATGGGAAATCTGCCGCCCCCTTATTCCAGCACCAGGCACTCGGCCACCAGCTCCCACAAATAGACCACGCGCAGATCGTCCATGCCGTGCGCGTTCTTGATGGCATTGAGCTGGCCGTGGCAGCTGTGGCAGGGAACGACGACCATTTCCGCGCCCGTTTCCCGGATCTGGTCCATCTTCTTGCGGCCGTAGAACACGCGCTCGTCGTTGTATCCCGTGGTCAGCGTGCCGCCTCCGCCCCCGCAGCAGAACTGACCCTTGCGGTTCGGGGTGAGATCCTCCCAGTTTTCGATGCACTGGGACAGGATCCACCGAGGTTCCTCGTAATAACCGTGGCCGAACATCCGCTCGGCTTTCCTGCCGTAGTTGCAGGGATCGTGATACGTGACCTTGGCCGTGATGCGCCGCTTGTCGAGTCGAATTCTGCCGCTTTTGATGTATTCGATCAGCAGATCGAAGACGGTAAAGAAACCGTAGCGCTTCAGCACTTCGGGATACCATTTTTCCAACCCGGACCGGGTTGCCAGATAGGCGTGCCCTCATTCGGGCCACATGAGGTTCTTCACCTCGAGCCGCTCCATCTGCTCCGCAATCCGGCCCACCATGGTCCGCATGCCCTCGTCGTCGCCAGTGAAAAATCCCCAGTTGGTACCCTCCCAGTTGATGGAGGAAACGGTCCAGTCTTCCTTGGCCGCATGGAAAATTTTCCACCAGTGCTTCAGGTCTTCGGTATGGGTGTTGACGAGTTTGTTGTGGATGGTGGTGAGCAGGTTCGCACCCGTCTTGTCGATCGGCACTTTGAAATCTTCGAATCCGGGCTCTTCGGCGATTTCGGATGCAACATCCTCCAGGACGTAGATGAAGTCTTCCTGCGGCATGCCGAGGTTGTTGCCCGTTTTCAGAGCGGCCGCAAGACCCTTGTGAAGAATGCCGGGCACCAGATCCCGCTCGCGCTTGCCGCGGATCGTGCGGATCAGGTCCGGGATGTGAATATCCATCGGGCAGACAGCTTCGCATTTCCCGCACATGGTGCAGATCCATGGCCAACGGGCATCGACCAGCTCTTCCAGCAGCCCAAGGCCCGCCATCCGAACGACTTTTCGGGGATCGAAGCCGTCGATGCCCGCAACCGGGCAGGAGCCGGAGCACATGGCGCAGGTCAGGCAGTAGTCCTGCCCGAACGGCCAGTTTCGTAACCGGGTATGATCCAGCCGGTCGAGCCTTCGATGACCGGTCTGTTCCGTTTCACTCATGGTATGTTTCTCCTTCAGGACAGCATCAGGGAATGAATGGTCGCTTCGAATTCGCGGCAGACAGCCGCAAACTCCACCGGCATGTTGGCCGCCAGGGTTCGGGCGTGCAACCGATCCGGTTTCATGCCGATGGTAGCCAACATTTCTTTCAGATAGGCGGTTCTTCGCTTGGCATGCAGGTTGCCTTGCCCGGAATGGCAATTGCCTTCATGACAGCTCAGGATTAAAACCCCCTGGGCGTTTCGGTTGAATGCGCCCAGCATGAAATCGAGGGATATGCGACCGGCACAGGGGACTTCGATGAAGCACATGCGCTGGGGAAGCGGAAGCCCGAGTTCCCCGGCTGCATCCCGGCACAGCCCGGCCGATCGCTCGCATCCGAAGACGACAATGAAGGGCGCCTGCATCGAATCCGTTTCACGGCGGAACGCTTCGATCCGATCGAGAATGACGGCATCCGCCACATCGGCGAGGGTAATGGCCTTGCTGGGGCACTCTGCGGCACAGATGCCGCAGCGCTGGCAGGCTTCCGGCAACACTTCGGGTCTGGCCTTCAGCCGGATGGCCCCATAGGGGCATACCCGGTAGCAGGTGAGGCATCGCACGCAATGTCCCGGCTGGATGGCGGCCGAAACGGCTGCCGCCGCTGACGTTTCCCGGATCAACTGCTGCACTTCGAGAGCAACGTTGGCGGCATCCGCCAAAACCTGCTCCGTGGCAAGGGCGCCTCGACCCGGACCGGCGACAAAAACCCGACTGCGGTTCGTCAAAACCGGCAGTCGATGGACGTTGTCCGCCTGAACGAACCCTTCGGCATCCGTTTCGAGACGAAGAAGGCCGGCAATCCCTTGAAGGGCAGCGGCAGGCTTGAAGGATTCGTCCACGACAACCCGATCCGCCAGGATCGTGAACGGCTCCCCGATCTGCTCATCCGTGAATTCGAATACGACACCCGTATCCGTTTGCCGGATGACCGGATGTGTCTGGGTGAACTTGATGGGAACAACCCCTGCCGTTCGGCAATCCTGAACCAGGGCTTCCAGCCCCTGGCCTGCCACCTTCAGGTTTCCGATCAGCAGATAGGCCCTGCCGCGGCCCGCATACCGGCAAGCCAGATCGAGCACTTCCCTCGTGACGACCGGCTGGCTTTCTCCGGCCAGGCCAAGCAGGAAAACCACCGTCTTGTCGTCCGGCAACAGCCTGGATTCCCGAATCACATCAGCGAGCGCAAGCACATGCCCGCCTCCCGAAAGACCATAACCCGCACATCGTGAGACCCGCTGGGCCTGCTCCGCAATGACGATGGCCTGGGCTTCATAGACGGCGCTCGATCCTGCGGATCGGCAATGGATGGTAAAACGACCGGGATCGGCCTGGATAGCGGCCAGGTATGCCGGGATGACGCCCGGTTCCGCGTCTGCAGTGGCCGCGGATGGATCGGCTGTCGGCGCGATCCGGAGCACATCGATGGTTTCAGCTTTCAATCGGGCCGCCGTCTGTTCCGCGGCCCATCCGGTTCCTAAAACACAGATCGTCGGATTCACGGGATTTCCTCGTCAAGAAGACTATGGGCGATAGGCGATAGGCTATAGGCTATGGGTTATGGGTTATGGGTTATGGGCGATAGGCTATAGGCTATAGGCTATAGGCTATGGGTTATAGGCTATGGGTGATGGGTTATGGGCCATGTGGACGTGGGGCCTGCCATCAGCTCATCTCATGAGCCCGGCCAAATATTCGAGCGCCGATTGTGCCGCTTCGGCGCCGGATGCGATACTGTCGGAAATGCCCATCGGCTGGATGGCCGATCCGGCCACAAAAACCCCATTCCGGGCTGTCCCCAGAAAGCCGAAGCGATCGAGCGACACGCCAAAGACGCGGGCAAGTTCCGGCGTATCGGGGTTGGGACCCATACCGACAGTGAGCACCGTCAGGTCGAAGATCTCTTCCGTAAAGGTTCTGGATGTCGGGTCGAAATAGCCGACCCGCAGCTTGTCATCCGGGGTTTTGACCACATCTCCCGGAATGGCCCGGATCATGCGGATGCGGGATTTGAAATCGGCATACACGGCATCGAAATTTCTGCTGAAACTCTGCACATCGATATAGAAGAACGTGGCTTTCACCGACGGGGTCTCGTGCTGGATGCGCCTTGCCATGCGAAGCGCCGATCCGCAGCACACACAGGAGCACCAGGGACGACCCAGCGCCAGATCGCGGCTGCCGACGCACTGGATGAAGGCGATCGTTTCGGGGGTTGCACCGTCAGACGGCCGGCGCACCTTTCCCTGCCCATGCAGCATGGCCTCGAGCTCCAGATGGGTGATAACGTTGCCGGTCGACCCTTTTTGATAGCCATAGGGCTTTTGCGTCGGATCGAACGGCGTAAAGCCGGTAGCCAGAATGACGGCATCGGCCTTCATGTCGGTTTCGGCGCCGTCTTTGCGGATATGGACCTGAAATCGACCGTTTTGTTCACATCCGGTGATTTCGGCGGGCACCAACCAGTCCACTGCCGTCAGTTGACGGATCCGAGCGGCCCGGTCGGCGACCATGCATGCGCCGCAACGGACGCATTCGGGTGAGGCCTTGCAGGTAAAGTCTGCGGCATTCCCGCCCGGCCGGTTCTTGCGATCGACGATCACGGTATGAACGCCGCAATCGGCCAGATGCAAAGCGGCGCTAAGCCCTGCGGGACCTGCGCCCGCGATCAGCACCGTATGCTGGTTGGTGCTCATTTCGTTGCCTCCTGTGACAACGCCCGTTTGGACAAACAGGCATCGATGCGTTCCTGAATTTCGGTTTCGATCGTGCGGGCCAGTTCTTTGGCCTTTTCATGTGACATCACCGGTATGTCGCCGGAGAGTTCTTCCACCGTTTCTTCTGGAATATCGGTGATCTGGTGAACCAGAAACGGGTCCACCTCACCGTCTTCAAAGCGCAGTCCGCAAGCGCCTACTGCACCCAGAAATTCGCCACCTACAAAGATGGGGACGACCAGTTTGATCAGGCCGGCATCGCATTCTTCGATGACGGTTTCCCGGGCGCGCCGTGCTTCCGCCGCGATGTTCATGTGGGCGACCGCACAGATGAACGCCTGGCCTTTGTCCGTTGCCTTGATGGCCGGGCAGAGCCGGTTCACCCATGCCTTGTGATCGGTGATGCGGATGCCATCCGGATTGAATACATTGATATCGATGAAATAACGCTTGTGGATGCCCTCTTCGAATTGGACCCATTGATCGAGCGGGCAAATATCGGTCAGTTGCATGGAATCACCATCAGAAAATCGGTTGCATATTGGCAGATTGGGATTGAAAACGGAGATGGGAAGCGATAACCGACAACCCGGTTTTCAATCCCCTCTGGCGAATCGAATTTGTTGTCATCTGTTTTTCTATCATGTATCGTCTGCCGGTACAAGATGATATAGATGATGATAAAGCTGTTGAAATCTTATCGAATGTATGCAATCTTCAATGATTCGCGAAGGACTTCTCGGCGAAACACCGGTTTTGTACACGCATGAGCGCAAATGCACCTGTCGCTCGAAACGATCGTGCGATTCACGAATGCGGCCAGGATATCCGATTGGGAAGGGGGTGATGGGTTGGGCAGTGTCATCAAAAAACGCAGAAAAAAAATGCGGAAACACAAGCATAAAAAGCTGTTGGTTCGAACCCGCCATCAGCGTCGGAAATGATCGATCGGACAGGTGAACAGAAGACGAAAAAAGGATAGGACTCACGGCTGATGCCTGCCATGTCCAAGACCTTGAATCGATCAGCCTGATTTGGATTGCGGCGCCAACGCACTGCTGTTCGAGCGGCGGCATGGCCCCGCAGTCCAAAAAAGGGCGGCGTCTTCAATGCCCCGTTCAGGGCTTGGAGGGTTGAAATCCCTTGAGGTACTTCAGGAAATCCGCATCGGTCGAAAGAACCAGCGAAGTTCTGTCATTCATCGTTTCAT is from Desulfatirhabdium butyrativorans DSM 18734 and encodes:
- a CDS encoding SPFH domain-containing protein; the protein is MGNQNAIFLEVIEWFDETGKELVHRIPESGSGDIKWGAQLTVRESQAGVFFYNGKAIGAFGAGRHTLKTANIPILTKILSTPWGMTSPLRAEVYFVNLKVFTDLKWGTRDPVAFKDSELGLIRLRAFGVFNVQVIQPVLFINSLVGTQGIYTTEEIEGYLNRVIVSRFNDYMGDTIDTILNLPARYDEMAEKLIERLRDDFRKFGLGLKQLYINAITPPPEVQQAIDERSRIGAIPDMNKLLQMKAAMAMEKAATAEGSAMGTGMGLMMPAMFASYFAPSAAKTDQPLADQNTCPECNHPVPRDALFCPMCGHQLLVLTQCRYCGKNLTPKDRFCPRCGKPADEKPAPLICPNCRTENLPEAKFCNQCGEKLPGA
- a CDS encoding 30S ribosomal protein bS22 encodes the protein MHLSLETIVRFTNAARISDWEGGDGLGSVIKKRRKKMRKHKHKKLLVRTRHQRRK
- a CDS encoding (Fe-S)-binding protein, coding for MEKWYPEVLKRYGFFTVFDLLIEYIKSGRIRLDKRRITAKVTYHDPCNYGRKAERMFGHGYYEEPRWILSQCIENWEDLTPNRKGQFCCGGGGGTLTTGYNDERVFYGRKKMDQIRETGAEMVVVPCHSCHGQLNAIKNAHGMDDLRVVYLWELVAECLVLE
- a CDS encoding hydrogenase iron-sulfur subunit codes for the protein MNPTICVLGTGWAAEQTAARLKAETIDVLRIAPTADPSAATADAEPGVIPAYLAAIQADPGRFTIHCRSAGSSAVYEAQAIVIAEQAQRVSRCAGYGLSGGGHVLALADVIRESRLLPDDKTVVFLLGLAGESQPVVTREVLDLACRYAGRGRAYLLIGNLKVAGQGLEALVQDCRTAGVVPIKFTQTHPVIRQTDTGVVFEFTDEQIGEPFTILADRVVVDESFKPAAALQGIAGLLRLETDAEGFVQADNVHRLPVLTNRSRVFVAGPGRGALATEQVLADAANVALEVQQLIRETSAAAAVSAAIQPGHCVRCLTCYRVCPYGAIRLKARPEVLPEACQRCGICAAECPSKAITLADVADAVILDRIEAFRRETDSMQAPFIVVFGCERSAGLCRDAAGELGLPLPQRMCFIEVPCAGRISLDFMLGAFNRNAQGVLILSCHEGNCHSGQGNLHAKRRTAYLKEMLATIGMKPDRLHARTLAANMPVEFAAVCREFEATIHSLMLS
- a CDS encoding FAD-dependent oxidoreductase, which codes for MSTNQHTVLIAGAGPAGLSAALHLADCGVHTVIVDRKNRPGGNAADFTCKASPECVRCGACMVADRAARIRQLTAVDWLVPAEITGCEQNGRFQVHIRKDGAETDMKADAVILATGFTPFDPTQKPYGYQKGSTGNVITHLELEAMLHGQGKVRRPSDGATPETIAFIQCVGSRDLALGRPWCSCVCCGSALRMARRIQHETPSVKATFFYIDVQSFSRNFDAVYADFKSRIRMIRAIPGDVVKTPDDKLRVGYFDPTSRTFTEEIFDLTVLTVGMGPNPDTPELARVFGVSLDRFGFLGTARNGVFVAGSAIQPMGISDSIASGAEAAQSALEYLAGLMR
- a CDS encoding solute carrier family 23 protein, coding for MEMDHPVKPSNLIFGLDDRPAMGTLLLLGLEHAFLLIASLVATIFFAKAVGASITETQSLVNVGLFAGGITCILQAWGKHGVGSGYFCLHTSSFVYFHSSVFAFKTGGFPLVYGMTAVAGIIEATLAPFMRRLRAFFPPEVSGLVVAAVGIALAPYAMRALMGITDTGSAVKLRDVFVGGGTLAIIIGLNVWGTKSLRLYAVLIGIFTGYGLAFAVGILSLETLKELNQLPLIGFPKFVHAGLSFRISLIFPFAVAAVCVTLVRPGKVACFSG
- a CDS encoding PocR ligand-binding domain-containing protein, producing the protein MQLTDICPLDQWVQFEEGIHKRYFIDINVFNPDGIRITDHKAWVNRLCPAIKATDKGQAFICAVAHMNIAAEARRARETVIEECDAGLIKLVVPIFVGGEFLGAVGACGLRFEDGEVDPFLVHQITDIPEETVEELSGDIPVMSHEKAKELARTIETEIQERIDACLSKRALSQEATK
- a CDS encoding 4Fe-4S dicluster domain-containing protein, which produces MSETEQTGHRRLDRLDHTRLRNWPFGQDYCLTCAMCSGSCPVAGIDGFDPRKVVRMAGLGLLEELVDARWPWICTMCGKCEAVCPMDIHIPDLIRTIRGKRERDLVPGILHKGLAAALKTGNNLGMPQEDFIYVLEDVASEIAEEPGFEDFKVPIDKTGANLLTTIHNKLVNTHTEDLKHWWKIFHAAKEDWTVSSINWEGTNWGFFTGDDEGMRTMVGRIAEQMERLEVKNLMWPE